The Labrus bergylta chromosome 14, fLabBer1.1, whole genome shotgun sequence region CATGGGGATTACGTGTAATCTGCTTTTAGCATTTTTTACGATAAATTACTTCATaaaataatgttgtgttttttaggcTGTTGTATTCTTGTTGTATGTTCTTTTGTGTTAcaagtgtttggataggccttTTAGTGTGTATGCATGGCTGTGCACTAAGTTATATACCTTAACCACCTCCAGCCCCATTATTTTGGTGGTCATGAGCTAAAAAGTTTGGCAACCACTGCATTAGACTGTTGAGATAACCTAGTACGGATGATTAAACTTAATGTTTGCTTCTTTTCCATGTTGTAGCTTTTCTCAATGGTCCAGATGCACACTCTGTCCTGAAGCGATTCCCCCGAGCAAATGGTTTCCTGGAGGAGTTGAGACGGGGGAACATTGAGAGGGAGTGTGGCGAGGAGAGCTGCAGTTTCGAGGAGGCCAATGAAGTGTTTGAGAACAAAGAAAGAACGGTGAGCTTATGCAAAGGGTGATTACATCATAGCAAATGTGTTCAACTTCTCCATTAATTACAGCATCATAGGCGGTAGCACAAAATGAGATTTCAAATTGCAAATCATGATTTAgattcttaatttaaaatcatttaatttattattgCAATTTTATCTTCCACCAAAAGACAGGACTACAGGGGGCGTCgttagcctagtggttagtgcatgcgcctcatgtatagaggctatggggctcaacagtgtggttctGGAAGTAAAAATCACATTAATTTTCTCCATAGCCGATTTAATTATAAGCCATAATATACAAGGTAGACTTTCCATGAGCTACCTGTGTGTGAAACGATGGTCTATGCTCATTTAGAAGACACAAGTTTGTATGatattaacctttttttaagatAAACATGGTTTATTCGCATTATCTACACTACCCACGACCATAGAGTGTCACAGCGActtctctgattggtggagcttgATGTTACCGTGGCAATGTTTCCCACCCCTTGGTGCCAAATGCGAACGGATAGTTTCGCTAGCAAGACTAGCTAGCTGACACGAATTGTACTAATAACCTTGTCATGCAGCAGTGAatgtaaggcaaggcaagtttatttatagagaacatttcagcaacaaggcaattcaaagtgcttctcCCAAGACAACAAAAGCACCAAGACAAAAGGAAAGAGATATattagaatatatttttttaaatcactaaaacaaaccaTTAACAATCACAAAGAAGATTTTATCTGAAATTATGTAAAATTGATAAATCGATAAAACAGGAGAATGCCTAGAatttgttaaaataattaattacaattaaattaattgaaataatattagaaaacagaaactaaaaaataaatagtttaatacaaaaagttcaaaagttaaagtgcagagttacaatttaaaatcttattaaaataaataaatacaattactttaatgaaaggcagctgtaaacaggtgagtcttcagcCGTGATTTAAAAGAACTGAGAGTTTAAGCAGACCTGCatttttctgggagtttgttccagatataaggagcataaaACTGAACTCTGCTTCTCTGTTTGGGTCTGACTTTGGGGACAGAgggcagacctgtcccagacaaCCTAAGCGGTCTGGATTGTTCTTAGTTAATCAGAAGGTCACTTGTgcatgtattttggccctaaaccattTAGGGCcgtataaaccagcagcagtattttaaaatcagacagactgggagccagtgtaatgATCTCAAAACTGGAGTAATGTGATCAGTTTTCTCAGTCTTGATGAGGACTGTAGAAGCAATTCTTGATATAttcttcaggtgatagtaggctgactttgtaattgtcttaatgtggcttttgaAATTTAGGTCAGAGTCCATCCCCACACCAAGATTACTTACCTGGTCATTGGTTTTCAATTTAACTGATTGAAGCTGTGTGCTTACTCTTAATCTCTACTCatttgctccaaaaacaactaCATCAGTTTTATCTTTTTAGCAAAACTGACTCATTGATTTGTTCTTTGCATTTACCCAGTCCTTGTATGGGGCCATGGTCACCTGGCGACATTGTAATATAGATCTGTGTGTCATCCGCATAGTTATgacttattttattgtattctaTGATCTGAGCTAGTGGGTGCATGTAGATGTTAAACAGAAGAGACCCTAGGATGGATCCTTGGGGAACTCTTACCTGTCCTTAAAGTAAGATTCAATCCAGTTTAGTACTGTGCCAGAAACTCCAACCCAGTTTTCCAGTTGGTCGAGTAATATATTGTGGTCAACTGTGTTGAACGCAGCACTGAGATCAAGAACAACTAAGActgaggttcttttttttttgttaccaaCTTTACCAACAGGTTTACATTATCTTGTACATTTAGTAGAAGCAATTCATTGCTCTGTAAAAGTATACacataagagaaaaaaacaacaacataacgTCACAAACCttcacatatacagtatatttttcTTAAACCCATAACCCGTCCCTTCCCTTCCCCTTGGGTCTTTTTCTTAAATGTACAGTGCAAGAAAGATGTTTACAGTGAGtaaggaaaataaatacttaaataatTGAGCGAGTACATAATTCATAGTATCACATAGACTTAATAAAGAGtaatagaataaaaataaattaataaaaatgttgataataacAAGAAAATGTCACATCAAAGCTCGAGCAGCGTTGACCGCCTCCACTCTTTTCTCAACCACAACCGGACCTGCCTGGTTCATCCTAGCAACAAAAATCCTATCCTATAGTGATGTACGGGGGTCAATTAAGTTTGATAAATGAAGTACAGatttattaatttataattTGGATTTTGAGATGTGCGAGATGTATATTGCCAAACTATGGCCCAGTCTATCGATGATTTAGGGCAGACTGAGGTTCTGCcaatgtctgtgtttaaacggatgtcattaaaaacctcaaacagagctgtctcagtgatGTACATGTCACGGGTGTGGGAAAACAAgtaggtggacccaagtgcagaataaccaaaattatttattttaacaaaaaggcagaAGGCAGACAAAAACGTACTATTCAAGAagtccaaactgaaaaaaacaacaaagggtaaaaaaacactgagaggCACAAGGAATTACAAAAACGACTGACACTGAGAAAAAATGTGCACGATGACTTTTGAGCTCTAtagccctccaagcgggcggtcAGTTTTAAATCtcacctgtggttcctttcccgcatgtcattccccactctctctctctctctccacgattttctgactctctccactgtcctaactctaaataaaggcataaaagcccccaAATAAACCTCTAAAGCCTATAATACCCCACCTACTttctcacataaaaaaaaaaaaattaaacccGACACAATGTAGCCTTTATCGCCTGCAGTTACGCTTCTGAGTAAGATGAAGGAGTAACCAGCGAAACATCAGAACCAGGTCTGAAAAATCCTTCTGCTCCCCTGCAGTCACTACTGGGCATAATCTTGAGCCCTATTTTGACAGCATTAAAGCCCTTTTTTAATTATTGGAATAAATTAAAAGAAGGCCCCTCTTCCCGGCCACATattattctgattctgaaaaagaCCTTAGCATTCTAGGCTACAGGCTACCTAACTTCACAGTTCACACGGTTTACTGTTAATATTGCCATCCCTGTCAGTAACATCAGTTGTAAACGCTATCGGCTATGAGACAAATGTAACTGATTGACTGAATCCTTCACTGCTGACAGGAAATACCGTTGTGTGTTAATTCTgtcagacagagcagcagaatGAGCTAACAGACTGATGCTGTCCAAACAGCTTGGATGTCCGATGTCTGCAACGTATATCTGCGCGCAACCTCACTGTTCTGTTTattataaactataaactgGTCTGTGTGAACTTTCATTGTGAGGTTTGCTGTCAGTTAAATGAAAAGATATTCTAAAATCGgtatgagctgctgtaatgTATTACTAATACGTATTGATAATCCTgaagatttaatttaaataataacatttatttgtgcaGCCCATATTATGACTTTATCATATAGAATGACTTCACTCAACTAAATACAGGCAGCCTGTCagtcagagaaagagagcgaggcagagagagaacatttttCTACGCTCTTCTTTCCTATTTGATTTTGAGGATTATTGTGAATGCTCCGTTGTTCCCAAGGCTCTGCATTGTTTATGTATTCCGCGCACAGAGCTTGTaaacaaatagaaacagaagCAAAAATGTTCCGTCTCTCAAAGCCCTTTCCAATTAAATTCTAGGATTGAATGTATCAGTAAATGCACTGGTATGAAAATGTGAAGTTGGTGCATCGTGTGTTGTGAACGCCAATGTCTGCCCATCTTGGGTCCTCAAATGCTTCCACTTAATATAAGTACACTGCGCCACAGACTTTACACTGTAGACCAAGTTTTAGGTATTCCAAGGCACAGTAATTTTCTTCGTCCTCAACATAGGAACATGCCAGCTTTGCACCTAACCGCAGctcatttgaaaacaaagacttttttaAGTGTGGTTGTATGAGTTATATGAATAACTAAGTGTACAAGCCACAGGAGATGCCGGTCACCTCTGCCCCTTTAGTAGTCACGGCTGGACCTATTTAATCTATTAATTTTGGTGAACAATATAAAGACAATTATGTTGACATTGATCTCGAAAGCACTTCTAAATAATACAAAAGGGAGTTCATATTTATCTGACTTCTTGTCTTTATTAAGTCCATGTGCAGTTATATAGAACATTGAGAATGCAaccacttgttatgaattgtgATGCATCGTAAAATCGAATCATTGAGAGGATAATCCTAATTGAATTAAATCGTGACCAGTGGAGATGCACAACCCTTCTCACTAATGTTTGAATACCATAGTTATTATAAAGTGAGACCCATGTTTTGATAATAGCTCTTAATAAAGAAACAATCTTACTGCAATAAGTGATCAGCACAAGGTTTTGTACAATCCATGTAATAATTCAACAAATCAGCAATCCTTCCTTCACTACTGGGACATTGATGTCAATTTCAGTTTTTGTCTCACTCAGACAAAATCAAACAGggtcaaagctaaatatatctGCTATGTGCCTGCCAGATGGAGTTTTGGAAAACTCGCAGCGTCTACACGGTGACCAGCAACAGCGAGGGGCGCTCCGAGCGTGCGGACACAGTGTACATGGTGGTGCCGCTGCTGGGAGTGGCTCTGCTCATCATCATAGGTCTATTCCTTCTGTGGAGGTGCCAGCTTCAGAAGGCCACACGGCGACGACCTGCATACACCCAGAACCGCTACTTAGCCAACAACCGGAGCAACCGCAGCTTGCCCCGCATCCTGGTTCATAGGGACCCAGCAATGCACACTGGAGGCTCATACCACCAGTCCAGCTCACATCCAGTTGTGGTGGTGAGCGGTGCTGAGAGAGGAGATGGATCTCATTCAGACCCCCATGGCCCCCACCACACCCATGCTCTCTACCTCCAgaattcttctctgtttgtggcATCGCAGCTGTGTGGTGCTACACCTCCCCCTTCTTATGAAGAAGTAACTAGACACCTTGAAAGCAGTGGTGATGAGACCTCAACACCATCCTACAGTGAGCCCCCACCCAAATATGAAGAGATCATAAAGGAGAAATGAGATTAACACTGTGCTGCCATGGCAGGTCTGCATCTGACGGAGCTGCTGGCTGCGAGTCTCTCAAAGCCAGGTTGTTATTCCAATTTCTTTATGCCATAAAATATTTGGTTGTGACCTTAAGTCTTAGTGTATGTGCCACCCAGGATGATGTTATAGTTCACTGAAACACCTGGTCACACTCTCCATTTGTCTGGTCTGAGTTTTGCTTGTGACGGATGGTCCCAGGTGCTGTATCCTACCTCTCTGGTGAGGATTTGACCTACAGAGTACTGATCGAGCACTGCCCCACCAGCTGCCATTGTTGGAATTATATCACTCTCGATGCACAGTCACTGTGACTGTTAAGTTTCCTTGTGTCTTGTCAGACTGTGATTCTCTGTACATGCTCAGActagagcaggggtgtccaaagtgcggcccaagggccatttgcggcccttgaggggattttttgcggcccgtgacttcaaatgacgaatcagaagattttggcccaAGGCCtcgattaagattggcacattatcttatttttctttttcatgttaacaagggctgaacaatattcctaaaatagaaaatgttcagtaacatgtatgttgtttttttttacatgtaaatctacagcttttactattttcagaaagcttttccaaaaacatgaaccacgttacaggcttgattctgagaaaaaaacaaataaagtagaacggagaaatctaaatattttatttccttttattaaagggtttctttagcgagccttttgattctgatctacaaagccttactattttttcaacaatatttaaaaaaacaaaacctgtggcccgtgAGCGATTCTAATACGAttattttggcccgcaagaaaaaaagtttggacaccactggaCTAGAGCATAGGCATTTGGAGCCAAAATTGTGGGTAATGGGATATTGTCACGGTTCATTGGCAAGTTAGATCATTAAGAAGTCTGGTTTTCACAGATTAGAACTGTACCTACAATCAGTCCAATCTAATTTGACTGTTTACTAACAAGCTCAAATTCTTTCTGCCTCATGTTTTACCTGTACAATATGTGTTGAACAGAGTTTTCAGTAAAGACATTAAATCTTTCTTCAGGGGACTATTTTCTTACTGTTATAAGTTATGTCACagttgtttgtatgtttaaacAGAAACCtataatatactgtatgtttgaaCAGATGAAGGAATTCAGTAAACTTGCAGTGTCTGATTCTGTACTGAAGAGCGTCTGAGAAACTCTGGAGAGTGGTCTCCTTAGCAACAAATATTACTCTTTCTGTATTCTGATACATTTTTATGCAACAATTTGTACCTTTTCTGCACCATGTTATGAATATGAGctagtcttttgtctttttaaaatctctttaatctctttaatgtgaaacatttttagacactttcATTTGAATTCTTTTACAAAAGGTATCTGGTATCACTTATGAATACTTAACATTATCCGAACCATTTTTACATTGTTAttcttctgttgtttgtatTATGtgctttaacttttaaaaacttcaTTACTACATTAGTCTGAAATAATAATGGGATTTTGAGCAAACTATTTTCAGAACAAGGTCTGCAAAACATGACTTATTACTGTGGTTTTATGCAaca contains the following coding sequences:
- the LOC109995246 gene encoding transmembrane gamma-carboxyglutamic acid protein 3 isoform X1 is translated as MKKKVCTLSQCEWLDRSMAAAFLNGPDAHSVLKRFPRANGFLEELRRGNIERECGEESCSFEEANEVFENKERTMEFWKTRSVYTVTSNSEGRSERADTVYMVVPLLGVALLIIIGLFLLWRCQLQKATRRRPAYTQNRYLANNRSNRSLPRILVHRDPAMHTGGSYHQSSSHPVVVVSGAERGDGSHSDPHGPHHTHALYLQNSSLFVASQLCGATPPPSYEEVTRHLESSGDETSTPSYSEPPPKYEEIIKEK
- the LOC109995246 gene encoding transmembrane gamma-carboxyglutamic acid protein 3 isoform X2, with product MAAAFLNGPDAHSVLKRFPRANGFLEELRRGNIERECGEESCSFEEANEVFENKERTMEFWKTRSVYTVTSNSEGRSERADTVYMVVPLLGVALLIIIGLFLLWRCQLQKATRRRPAYTQNRYLANNRSNRSLPRILVHRDPAMHTGGSYHQSSSHPVVVVSGAERGDGSHSDPHGPHHTHALYLQNSSLFVASQLCGATPPPSYEEVTRHLESSGDETSTPSYSEPPPKYEEIIKEK